The proteins below come from a single Limnohabitans sp. 2KL-27 genomic window:
- a CDS encoding macro domain-containing protein: MNSANANLRFGSGVAGAIHTAAGPELEQY; encoded by the coding sequence GTGAATTCAGCAAACGCGAACCTGCGCTTTGGATCTGGTGTTGCCGGTGCCATCCACACTGCGGCCGGGCCGGAACTTGAGCAGTACTGA
- the urtE gene encoding urea ABC transporter ATP-binding subunit UrtE, translated as MLEVKNIHQYYGGSHILRDVSLSATQGQVTVLLGRNGVGKTTLLKSLMGLVPIKSGSVTLGGQELSNAKPYERAAAGVGYVPQGREIFARLTVEDNLRMGLATQPGGTPIPPELFELFPVLKLMLQRRGGDLSGGQQQQLAIARALAAKPRLMILDEPTEGIQPSIIKDIGHVIRQLADVGLQGQRMAVLLCEQYYDFAQELADQYLVMERGEVIARGPGSEMKEKNIQQLVAI; from the coding sequence ATGCTTGAAGTTAAAAACATCCATCAGTATTACGGCGGCTCGCACATCCTGCGTGATGTCAGCCTGAGTGCCACACAAGGCCAGGTCACGGTGCTGCTGGGGCGCAACGGCGTGGGAAAAACCACCTTGCTCAAATCACTCATGGGGCTGGTGCCGATCAAAAGCGGCAGCGTGACACTGGGCGGCCAAGAATTGAGCAACGCCAAGCCCTACGAACGCGCCGCAGCGGGCGTGGGTTATGTGCCGCAAGGCCGTGAAATCTTCGCCCGCCTCACGGTGGAAGACAACCTGCGCATGGGCCTGGCCACCCAGCCGGGCGGCACGCCCATTCCACCCGAGTTGTTTGAGCTGTTCCCGGTCCTCAAGCTGATGCTGCAACGCCGGGGTGGTGATTTGTCAGGCGGTCAGCAACAGCAGTTGGCCATTGCACGCGCACTGGCGGCCAAACCGCGCTTGATGATTCTGGACGAACCCACCGAAGGCATCCAGCCCAGCATCATCAAGGACATCGGCCACGTGATCCGTCAACTGGCCGACGTGGGCCTGCAAGGCCAGCGCATGGCGGTGCTGCTGTGCGAGCAGTACTACGACTTTGCGCAAGAGCTGGCTGACCAGTACTTGGTCATGGAACGGGGCGAGGTGATTGCCAGGGGGCCGGGCAGTGAGATGAAGGAAAAGAACATTCAGCAGCTGGTGGCGATTTAA
- the urtD gene encoding urea ABC transporter ATP-binding protein UrtD, which yields MTPDLLQQGAERVAKSAQLRTESTESGGRSAGYGRVVQDASEVDVTHGRILYLDDVSVSFDGFKAINKLSLDIAPGELRCIIGPNGAGKTTMMDIITGKTRPDEGTVFFGSTIDLLRHNEPEIAQLGVGRKFQKPTVFEQLTVFENLELALKTHKGVKASMFFKLDSRQSDCLAEVLHTIHLADSVSKQAGLLSHGQKQWLEIGMLLMQDPKLLLLDEPVAGMTDFETERTAELFLTLKGQHSLMVVEHDMGFIRTISDIVTVLCDGAVLAQGTLDQVQADERVIEVYLGR from the coding sequence ATGACGCCCGATCTGCTCCAACAAGGCGCTGAGCGTGTAGCGAAGTCCGCGCAGCTGCGCACAGAGTCCACCGAGTCCGGTGGCCGCAGCGCAGGTTACGGCCGCGTGGTGCAAGACGCCAGCGAAGTCGATGTGACGCATGGCCGCATCCTGTACTTGGACGACGTGAGCGTGAGTTTTGACGGTTTCAAAGCCATCAACAAGCTGTCGCTCGACATCGCCCCCGGCGAGCTGCGCTGCATCATCGGCCCCAACGGTGCGGGCAAGACCACGATGATGGACATCATCACCGGCAAAACCCGGCCTGATGAGGGCACGGTGTTCTTTGGCAGCACCATCGATTTGCTGCGCCACAACGAGCCGGAGATTGCGCAGTTGGGCGTTGGGCGCAAGTTCCAAAAACCGACGGTGTTCGAACAACTGACCGTGTTTGAAAACCTCGAACTCGCGCTCAAGACCCACAAGGGTGTCAAAGCCTCGATGTTTTTCAAACTGGACTCTCGCCAAAGCGATTGCTTGGCCGAAGTGCTGCACACCATCCATTTGGCCGACAGTGTCAGCAAGCAGGCCGGTTTGCTCAGCCACGGTCAAAAACAGTGGCTGGAGATCGGCATGCTGCTGATGCAAGACCCCAAGCTCTTGCTGTTGGACGAACCCGTGGCGGGCATGACCGACTTTGAGACCGAGCGCACCGCCGAGTTGTTCCTCACGCTCAAAGGCCAACATTCGCTGATGGTGGTGGAGCACGACATGGGCTTCATACGGACCATCTCTGACATCGTCACCGTGCTGTGCGATGGCGCGGTGCTGGCCCAGGGCACGCTCGACCAGGTGCAGGCCGACGAGCGGGTGATCGAAGTTTATTTGGGACGCTGA
- the urtC gene encoding urea ABC transporter permease subunit UrtC: MNAFEFPTPAPVLGRKAWIVFGLALIVVGMVAPVLNLLVPEGSPLHLSDFAVSLVGKIMCFAICALAMDLIWGYTGILSLGHGLFFALGGYVMGMYLMRQIGQDGNYKSELPDFMVFLDWKELPWHWALSDSFVATLLLVVLVPGLIAFVFGYFAFRSRIKGVYFSIITQAMTYAAMLLFFRNETGFGGNNGFTDFKRILDLPIATPGMRMVLFVMTGLALLGFYLFSRWLVGSKYGRVLMAIRDAETRVMFSGYSPLPYKLSIWVISAVMCAIAGALYVPQVGIINPGEMSAANSIEIAVWAAVGGRGTLIGPIVGAFLVNGAKSWLTVTAPEFWLYFLGALFIGVTLYLPNGVIGLWAKLRNKKGGTA; encoded by the coding sequence ATGAACGCATTCGAATTCCCCACACCCGCGCCTGTGCTCGGACGCAAAGCCTGGATTGTCTTTGGGCTGGCGTTGATCGTGGTGGGCATGGTGGCCCCGGTGCTCAACCTGCTGGTGCCCGAGGGCAGCCCCTTGCACCTGAGCGACTTTGCGGTGTCCTTGGTCGGCAAGATCATGTGTTTTGCCATTTGCGCTCTGGCCATGGATTTGATCTGGGGCTACACCGGTATTTTGTCACTGGGCCACGGTCTGTTTTTCGCCTTGGGCGGCTACGTCATGGGCATGTACCTCATGCGCCAGATCGGGCAAGACGGCAATTACAAAAGCGAGCTGCCGGATTTCATGGTCTTCCTGGACTGGAAAGAGCTGCCTTGGCATTGGGCCTTATCGGACAGTTTTGTGGCGACTCTGTTGTTGGTGGTGCTGGTGCCGGGCTTGATCGCCTTTGTCTTCGGCTACTTCGCGTTCCGTTCTCGCATCAAAGGGGTGTACTTTTCCATCATCACGCAGGCCATGACCTATGCGGCGATGCTCTTGTTCTTTCGCAACGAAACCGGCTTTGGTGGCAACAACGGCTTCACTGATTTCAAACGCATCCTGGACCTGCCGATCGCCACGCCCGGCATGCGCATGGTGCTGTTTGTGATGACCGGTTTGGCGCTGCTGGGTTTTTACCTGTTCTCGCGCTGGTTGGTGGGCAGCAAGTACGGCCGGGTGTTGATGGCGATTCGCGATGCCGAAACGCGGGTTATGTTTTCGGGTTACTCGCCGCTGCCTTACAAGCTGAGCATCTGGGTCATCTCGGCGGTGATGTGCGCCATTGCGGGCGCTTTGTATGTGCCGCAGGTGGGCATCATCAACCCCGGTGAAATGAGTGCGGCCAACTCGATCGAGATCGCGGTGTGGGCCGCTGTGGGCGGGCGCGGCACCTTGATCGGCCCCATCGTGGGTGCATTTTTGGTGAACGGGGCCAAGAGTTGGCTCACGGTGACCGCGCCTGAGTTTTGGTTGTACTTTTTGGGCGCGTTGTTCATTGGGGTGACGCTGTATTTGCCGAACGGCGTGATCGGCTTGTGGGCCAAATTGCGCAACAAGAAAGGCGGTACCGCATGA
- the urtB gene encoding urea ABC transporter permease subunit UrtB, with the protein MNRWIMKGAWIASVLCGMATAHALTVDDARGIAVGDSDARVAALNKAVAQGDEKTAAYLQALADDVVKISNAQVLVVRNGQGTDPVTGQTVPVPPDAEEVMLNNRLRGEIDTALAALKLFSADVKVRRQAALSLLKEPDASRAPLLEKALAAEKDAAVQSLVRQARAAALLSSEAPNDRLLAARELAGSQQPETLLLLNQQLAQEQEPSVKQQIQNSLAAVQGSLRWGERLGTLFTGASLGSILLLVALGLAITYGLMGVINMAHGELMMIGAYATFVVQALFREHWPQAFDAYLVVAIPIAFLTSALVGAVMERTVIQHLYGRPLETLLATWGISLVLMQGVRSLFGAQNVGVENPSWMSGSLQLMPNLQLPWNRVLIIAFAAAVLIGVALLISKTRLGLFVRGVTQNRPMASCMGVNTARIDTYAFALGSGIAGLAGCALSQVGNVGPDLGQSYIVDSFMVVVLGGVGQLAGTVYAALGLGLANKLLEGWTGAVLAKIAVLVFIIVFIQKRPQGIFAMKGRSAEA; encoded by the coding sequence ATGAACAGATGGATCATGAAAGGCGCGTGGATAGCGAGCGTGCTGTGCGGCATGGCCACGGCACACGCTTTGACGGTGGACGATGCCCGTGGCATTGCGGTGGGCGACAGCGATGCGCGGGTCGCGGCTTTGAACAAAGCCGTGGCGCAAGGTGATGAAAAAACCGCGGCCTATTTACAGGCCTTGGCCGACGATGTCGTCAAAATCTCCAACGCTCAGGTTCTGGTGGTGCGCAATGGTCAGGGCACAGATCCCGTCACAGGGCAAACCGTGCCTGTGCCGCCAGATGCCGAAGAGGTGATGCTGAACAACCGCCTGCGGGGCGAGATCGACACGGCCCTGGCCGCTCTCAAGTTGTTCAGTGCGGATGTGAAGGTGCGCAGACAAGCTGCACTCTCGCTGCTCAAAGAGCCCGATGCCAGCCGCGCCCCCTTGCTGGAAAAAGCCTTGGCCGCTGAAAAAGATGCCGCTGTGCAAAGCCTGGTGCGCCAAGCCCGCGCAGCCGCTCTCCTGAGCAGCGAAGCACCCAATGACCGCTTGCTGGCCGCCCGCGAATTGGCTGGCAGCCAACAACCCGAAACCTTGCTCTTGCTCAACCAACAACTGGCCCAAGAGCAGGAGCCTTCGGTCAAGCAACAAATTCAAAACTCCTTGGCCGCCGTGCAGGGCAGCTTGCGCTGGGGTGAGCGCTTGGGCACCTTGTTCACCGGGGCCAGCTTGGGCTCGATCTTGCTGCTGGTGGCCCTGGGTCTGGCCATCACCTATGGCCTGATGGGCGTCATCAACATGGCGCACGGCGAGTTGATGATGATTGGCGCTTACGCCACATTTGTGGTGCAAGCCCTGTTTCGTGAGCACTGGCCACAGGCGTTTGATGCCTACCTTGTGGTGGCCATTCCAATCGCTTTCCTCACTTCGGCGCTGGTCGGTGCAGTCATGGAGCGCACCGTGATCCAGCACCTGTATGGCAGACCGCTCGAAACCTTGCTGGCCACTTGGGGCATCAGTTTGGTGCTGATGCAAGGGGTGCGCAGCCTTTTTGGCGCGCAAAACGTGGGTGTGGAAAACCCGTCGTGGATGAGCGGATCGCTGCAGTTGATGCCCAATTTGCAGCTGCCCTGGAACCGCGTGCTGATCATCGCATTTGCGGCCGCTGTGCTGATCGGCGTGGCACTTTTGATCAGCAAAACCCGGTTGGGTTTGTTCGTGCGCGGCGTCACGCAAAACCGCCCCATGGCCTCGTGCATGGGCGTCAACACCGCCCGCATCGACACCTATGCATTTGCATTGGGATCGGGCATCGCAGGACTGGCCGGTTGCGCACTGAGCCAAGTGGGCAATGTGGGCCCTGACTTGGGCCAGAGCTACATCGTGGATTCGTTCATGGTGGTGGTTTTGGGTGGCGTGGGGCAACTGGCGGGCACGGTGTACGCCGCTTTGGGCCTGGGCTTGGCCAACAAGCTGCTCGAAGGCTGGACCGGTGCGGTGCTGGCCAAAATTGCGGTGCTGGTGTTCATCATCGTCTTCATCCAGAAGCGCCCGCAAGGCATCTTCGCGATGAAGGGTCGCAGCGCCGAGGCGTGA
- the urtA gene encoding urea ABC transporter substrate-binding protein, giving the protein MNRRGNLKALASAAALVAGSLSFATQAQAQAGNTIKVGVLHSLSGTMAISETVLKDTVLMAIDEINAKGGVLGKKLEPVIVDPASNWPLFAEKTKQLLGQDKVSVIFGCWTSVSRKSVLPVVEEMNGLLFYPVQYEGEELSKNVFYTGAAPNQQAIPAVDYLMSKEGGGAKRWVLLGTDYVYPRTTNKILRAYLKSKGVADKDIDEKYTPFGHSDYQTIVADVKKFSAGGKTAVVSTINGDSNVPFYKELGNAGLKAKDVPVVAFSVGEEELRGVDTKPLVGHLAAWNYFMSIKNPANDEFTKKWAAYAKAKNIAGHKDKPLTNDPMEATYIGINMWKQAVEKAKTTDTDKVIAAMAGQTFKAPSGITSKMDEKNHHLHKSVFIGEIKADGQFNVVWKTPGPVKAKPWSPYIPGNDKKPDEPAKK; this is encoded by the coding sequence ATGAACCGCCGTGGCAACCTCAAAGCCCTTGCGTCCGCCGCCGCCCTTGTGGCTGGCAGCCTGAGCTTTGCAACCCAAGCCCAAGCGCAAGCGGGCAACACCATCAAAGTCGGCGTGCTGCACAGCTTGTCAGGCACCATGGCGATTTCCGAGACGGTGCTCAAAGACACGGTGCTCATGGCCATCGATGAGATCAACGCCAAGGGCGGTGTGCTGGGCAAAAAACTCGAGCCCGTGATCGTGGACCCGGCCTCCAACTGGCCTTTGTTCGCCGAGAAAACCAAACAACTGTTGGGCCAGGACAAAGTTTCGGTCATCTTCGGCTGCTGGACTTCGGTGTCGCGTAAATCGGTGCTGCCGGTGGTCGAAGAAATGAATGGCTTGCTGTTTTACCCAGTGCAGTACGAAGGTGAAGAACTGAGCAAAAACGTGTTCTACACCGGTGCGGCGCCCAACCAGCAAGCGATTCCTGCGGTGGACTACCTGATGAGCAAAGAAGGCGGCGGGGCCAAGCGTTGGGTCTTGCTGGGCACCGATTACGTGTACCCCCGCACCACCAACAAAATCTTGAGGGCTTACCTCAAAAGCAAAGGCGTGGCTGACAAAGACATCGATGAAAAATACACGCCGTTTGGTCACAGCGATTATCAAACCATCGTGGCCGATGTGAAGAAATTCTCTGCCGGTGGCAAGACCGCGGTGGTGTCGACCATCAACGGCGACTCCAACGTGCCGTTCTACAAGGAACTGGGCAACGCGGGCCTCAAAGCCAAAGACGTTCCCGTGGTGGCCTTCTCGGTGGGTGAAGAAGAGTTGCGCGGCGTGGACACCAAGCCTTTGGTGGGCCACTTGGCCGCATGGAACTACTTCATGAGCATCAAGAACCCGGCCAACGACGAGTTCACCAAGAAGTGGGCGGCTTATGCCAAGGCCAAAAACATTGCAGGCCACAAAGACAAGCCACTCACCAACGATCCGATGGAAGCGACGTACATCGGCATCAACATGTGGAAGCAGGCGGTTGAAAAAGCCAAGACCACCGACACCGACAAAGTGATCGCAGCGATGGCAGGTCAGACCTTCAAGGCGCCCAGCGGCATCACCAGCAAGATGGATGAGAAAAATCACCACCTGCACAAGTCGGTGTTCATTGGCGAGATCAAGGCCGACGGCCAGTTCAATGTGGTGTGGAAGACGCCTGGCCCGGTCAAAGCCAAGCCATGGAGTCCTTACATCCCCGGCAACGACAAAAAGCCTGACGAACCTGCCAAGAAGTGA
- the ureA gene encoding urease subunit gamma, which produces MELTPREKDKLLIFTAGLLAERRKARGLKLNYPEAIALISAAVMEGARDGKTVAQLMSEGRTVLTRADVMEGIADMIPDIQIEATFPDGTKLVTVHQPIV; this is translated from the coding sequence ATGGAACTCACCCCCCGCGAAAAAGACAAGCTGCTGATCTTCACAGCCGGCCTTTTGGCCGAGCGCCGCAAGGCCCGAGGTCTCAAGCTCAATTACCCCGAAGCCATCGCACTGATCAGCGCGGCCGTGATGGAGGGCGCACGCGACGGCAAGACGGTGGCCCAACTCATGAGCGAAGGCCGCACCGTTTTGACGCGCGCCGACGTGATGGAGGGGATCGCCGACATGATCCCCGACATCCAGATAGAAGCCACCTTTCCAGACGGCACCAAATTGGTGACCGTGCACCAACCCATCGTCTGA
- a CDS encoding urease subunit beta, which yields MIPGELLIDPGQHALNVGRRTCTLVVQNASDRPIQVGSHYHFAETNAGLSFDRVAARGMRLNIASGMAVRFEPGQQRTVELVDYAGERLVFGFRGLTQGPLDASPSKGG from the coding sequence ATGATCCCCGGTGAATTGTTGATTGACCCCGGCCAGCACGCCCTGAACGTGGGCCGGCGCACCTGCACGTTGGTGGTGCAAAACGCCAGCGACCGCCCCATTCAGGTGGGCTCGCACTACCACTTTGCCGAGACCAATGCGGGCCTGAGCTTTGACCGCGTGGCCGCACGCGGCATGCGCCTGAACATCGCCTCGGGCATGGCGGTGCGCTTTGAGCCAGGCCAGCAACGCACGGTGGAGCTGGTGGACTACGCAGGTGAGCGCCTGGTGTTCGGCTTTCGGGGGCTCACCCAAGGCCCACTCGACGCCAGCCCATCGAAAGGGGGATGA
- the ureC gene encoding urease subunit alpha, which translates to MAHMDKRAYAETFGPTVGDRVRLADTGLLIEVEKDFTLQAGGYGEEVKFGGGKTIRDGMAQSQRTNVAYGSGPEAPGAMDCVLTNALIIDHWGIVKADIGLRGNRIAAIGKAGNPDTQPGVDIVIGPGTEIISCEGLIVTAGGIDSHIHFIAPQQIDEALASGVTTMLGGGTGPATGTFATTCTPGPWNIERMMQAADAFPMNLGFLGKGNASLPASLHEQISAGAIGMKLHEDWGTTPAAIDNCLNVAEETDTQVAIHTDTLNESGFVEDTVAAFKGRTIHTFHTEGAGGGHAPDILKVVGEANVLPSSTNPTRPYTINTLDEHVDMLMVCHHLDPAIAEDLAFAESRIRKETIAAEDILHDLGAISMMSSDSQAMGRVGEVIIRTWQTAHKMKQQRGSLPGDTDRHDNARVKRYIAKYTINPAIAHGISHEVGSIDVGKWADLVIWKPAFFGVKPAIVMKGGFIALAAMGDPNASIPTPQPVHYRPMFGSFGGALSRGSLTFVSQAGLQAGIGARYGLQKTLSAVKNIRQVGKRDMIHNDYAPRMEVDAQTYAVRADGQLLVCEPASSLPMTQRYFLF; encoded by the coding sequence ATGGCCCACATGGACAAACGCGCTTATGCCGAGACCTTTGGCCCCACCGTGGGCGACCGGGTGCGCCTGGCCGACACAGGCCTGCTGATCGAAGTGGAGAAAGACTTCACGCTGCAAGCTGGCGGCTACGGTGAAGAGGTCAAATTCGGCGGTGGCAAAACCATCCGCGATGGCATGGCGCAATCACAGCGAACAAACGTCGCCTACGGCTCGGGCCCGGAAGCGCCTGGCGCGATGGACTGCGTGCTGACCAACGCCCTCATCATCGACCACTGGGGCATCGTCAAAGCCGACATCGGTCTGCGCGGCAACCGCATCGCGGCGATTGGCAAAGCGGGCAACCCCGATACGCAGCCTGGGGTAGACATCGTGATTGGGCCCGGCACCGAGATCATCAGTTGCGAAGGCCTGATCGTCACGGCAGGCGGCATCGACTCGCACATCCACTTCATCGCGCCCCAACAGATCGACGAGGCGCTGGCCAGCGGCGTGACCACCATGCTGGGCGGCGGCACAGGCCCGGCCACCGGCACCTTCGCCACCACCTGCACGCCCGGCCCTTGGAACATCGAGCGCATGATGCAGGCGGCAGACGCTTTCCCGATGAACCTGGGCTTTCTGGGCAAAGGCAACGCCAGCCTGCCGGCCTCCTTGCACGAGCAGATCAGCGCGGGCGCGATCGGCATGAAGCTGCACGAGGACTGGGGCACCACACCCGCGGCCATCGACAACTGCCTGAACGTGGCCGAAGAAACCGACACGCAAGTGGCGATCCACACCGACACGCTCAACGAGTCGGGCTTTGTGGAAGACACCGTGGCCGCCTTCAAGGGCCGCACCATCCACACCTTCCACACCGAAGGCGCGGGCGGCGGGCATGCACCCGACATCTTGAAGGTGGTGGGCGAAGCCAATGTGTTGCCATCGTCGACCAACCCCACGCGCCCTTACACCATCAACACGCTCGACGAGCATGTGGACATGCTGATGGTCTGCCACCACCTGGACCCGGCCATTGCCGAAGACCTGGCCTTTGCCGAGAGCCGCATCCGCAAGGAAACCATTGCGGCCGAGGACATCCTGCACGACCTGGGCGCCATCAGCATGATGAGCAGCGACAGCCAGGCCATGGGCCGGGTGGGCGAAGTGATCATCCGCACTTGGCAAACCGCGCACAAAATGAAGCAGCAGCGCGGTAGCCTGCCCGGCGACACCGACCGCCACGACAACGCCCGCGTCAAACGCTACATCGCCAAATACACCATCAACCCGGCCATCGCACACGGCATCAGCCACGAAGTGGGCAGCATCGACGTGGGCAAGTGGGCCGATCTGGTGATCTGGAAGCCGGCCTTCTTTGGCGTCAAGCCCGCCATCGTCATGAAGGGCGGCTTCATCGCACTGGCCGCCATGGGGGACCCGAACGCGTCCATCCCCACCCCTCAACCGGTGCACTACCGCCCCATGTTTGGCAGCTTTGGCGGAGCGCTGTCGCGCGGCTCGCTGACCTTTGTGTCGCAAGCCGGATTGCAAGCGGGCATTGGTGCGCGTTATGGCCTGCAAAAAACCCTGTCCGCCGTGAAGAACATCCGCCAAGTGGGCAAGCGCGACATGATTCACAATGACTACGCGCCCCGCATGGAAGTCGATGCACAAACCTACGCGGTGCGCGCCGACGGCCAGCTGCTGGTGTGCGAACCAGCCAGCAGCCTGCCCATGACGCAACGCTACTTTTTGTTCTGA
- the ureE gene encoding urease accessory protein UreE — MLHCSKLMPQGRGLARVLVQRASTITLDWDTRQKSRFDATDSTGRALGVFLPRGTVVRGGDVLVAEDGSLVRVQAAPQTVLRITACTEHGSPFDLTRAAYHLGNRHVPIELQTDHLKIEPDHVLADMLRAMHMTVVEVAEPFEPESGAYGDHGGHAGHTHGHSHEQGPAGHTHAPHAEPHVHGPDGQHEHAAPAAKPMAGKRIAIPIRSASAQPHIHGPGCGHEH; from the coding sequence ATGCTCCACTGCTCCAAACTCATGCCGCAAGGACGCGGCCTGGCCCGCGTGCTTGTCCAACGCGCCAGCACCATCACCCTGGACTGGGACACCCGCCAAAAGAGCCGCTTTGACGCGACCGACAGCACAGGCCGAGCCCTGGGCGTGTTTTTACCTCGCGGGACAGTGGTGCGCGGCGGCGATGTGCTGGTGGCCGAAGACGGCTCGCTTGTGCGGGTGCAAGCCGCGCCACAAACCGTGCTGCGCATCACCGCTTGCACCGAACACGGCTCGCCCTTTGACCTGACCCGCGCCGCCTACCATCTGGGCAACCGCCATGTGCCCATCGAGCTCCAAACCGACCACCTGAAGATCGAGCCCGACCATGTGCTGGCCGACATGCTGCGCGCCATGCACATGACGGTGGTGGAAGTGGCAGAGCCCTTCGAGCCCGAAAGTGGCGCGTATGGTGACCACGGCGGCCATGCCGGACACACCCATGGACACAGCCATGAACAGGGGCCTGCAGGTCACACGCACGCCCCCCACGCCGAACCCCATGTGCATGGACCGGATGGCCAGCACGAACATGCAGCACCAGCAGCAAAGCCGATGGCAGGCAAGCGCATCGCCATCCCGATCCGCTCCGCTTCTGCGCAACCCCACATACACGGCCCCGGTTGCGGTCATGAGCACTGA
- a CDS encoding urease accessory protein UreF, which produces MSTETAASGLLQLIWLASPALPIGGFSYSEGLEAAIEQGLVHNEASATDWVVDQLHLTQSRGDMAVMAQAIAAWQCMDTQRLQALNDWVTTTRETAEMRLQSEQMGRSLLDWLRNLQQASEAQLQCCALLPPTYPLVIALALSLAHAPPDHALQACAFGWAENMTQAALKAVPLGQSAGQRMLARLAREIPLAVQTAMNLSDIDRQAFSPMLAILSSRHETQYSRIFRS; this is translated from the coding sequence ATGAGCACTGAGACTGCCGCATCGGGTCTGCTGCAACTGATCTGGCTCGCATCGCCAGCGCTGCCGATTGGTGGTTTCTCCTATTCAGAAGGACTGGAAGCGGCCATCGAGCAAGGCCTGGTGCACAACGAAGCCAGCGCCACCGATTGGGTGGTGGACCAACTGCACCTGACTCAGTCACGCGGGGACATGGCCGTCATGGCTCAGGCCATTGCGGCTTGGCAATGCATGGACACCCAGCGTCTGCAAGCGCTGAACGACTGGGTCACGACCACCCGAGAAACCGCCGAGATGCGCTTGCAATCCGAGCAAATGGGCCGCTCCCTGCTCGACTGGCTGCGCAACCTCCAGCAAGCCAGCGAGGCCCAGTTGCAATGCTGCGCGCTGTTGCCCCCGACCTATCCCTTGGTCATTGCGCTGGCCTTGTCGCTGGCACACGCGCCGCCAGATCACGCCTTGCAAGCCTGCGCTTTCGGTTGGGCCGAGAACATGACCCAAGCTGCCCTCAAAGCCGTGCCCTTGGGGCAAAGTGCCGGACAGCGCATGTTGGCACGACTGGCCCGCGAAATCCCTCTGGCAGTGCAAACCGCCATGAATTTGTCCGACATCGACCGACAAGCCTTCAGTCCCATGCTGGCCATCTTGTCATCCCGCCACGAAACCCAATACTCCCGCATCTTCCGATCATGA
- the ureG gene encoding urease accessory protein UreG, with protein sequence MSTSFSALHHIPNRTQKLPPLRVGIGGPVGSGKTTLLEMLCKNMRERWDLIAITNDIYTKEDQRLLTVSGALPAERIMGVETGGCPHTAIREDASINLEAIDRMLEKFPNADVVFIESGGDNLAATFSPELSDLTIYVIDVAAGEKIPRKGGPGITKSDLFVINKTDLAPHVGADLQVMRDDTNRMRPNRETRPWVMTNLKTLDGLAEVVAFIEKRGMLISA encoded by the coding sequence ATGAGCACCTCTTTTTCTGCCCTGCACCACATCCCCAACCGCACCCAAAAACTCCCACCCTTGCGCGTGGGCATCGGCGGGCCCGTGGGCTCTGGCAAAACGACGCTGCTGGAGATGCTGTGTAAAAACATGCGCGAGCGCTGGGACCTGATCGCCATCACCAACGACATCTACACCAAGGAAGACCAGCGCTTGCTCACCGTGAGTGGCGCCCTGCCTGCCGAGCGCATCATGGGTGTGGAAACCGGCGGTTGCCCCCACACCGCCATCCGCGAAGACGCCTCGATCAACCTCGAAGCGATTGACCGGATGCTCGAAAAATTTCCGAACGCCGATGTGGTGTTCATCGAAAGCGGCGGCGACAACCTGGCCGCCACCTTCAGCCCCGAACTGAGTGACCTGACGATCTATGTGATCGACGTGGCAGCTGGCGAAAAAATACCGCGCAAAGGCGGTCCTGGCATCACCAAAAGCGATTTGTTTGTCATCAACAAGACAGATCTGGCCCCGCATGTGGGCGCAGATTTGCAAGTGATGCGCGACGACACCAACCGCATGCGCCCCAACCGCGAGACCCGCCCCTGGGTCATGACGAACCTGAAAACCTTGGACGGTCTGGCCGAAGTGGTGGCCTTCATCGAAAAACGCGGCATGTTGATTTCCGCTTGA